The Raphanus sativus cultivar WK10039 chromosome 2, ASM80110v3, whole genome shotgun sequence genome includes a region encoding these proteins:
- the LOC108842026 gene encoding probable polygalacturonase, which translates to MWRLSVSTLLFSYLAVTLLSTSSSSLGDAEATCSGIVPLQNRKDKISITDFGGVGDGRTVNTNALREAIYRIQHLKRRGGTLLYIPPGVFLTESFNLTSHMTLFLAKGAVLKAVQDTGNWPLIDPLPSYGRGRELPGARYMSFIHGDGLRDVVITGENGTIDGQGEVWWNLWRSRTLKFTRPNLIELKNSKEIIISNVVFQDSPFWNIHPVYCSDVVIHHVTILAPQDSPNTDGIDPDSSSNVCIEDSYISTGDDLVAVKSGWDEYGIAFGRPSSNITIRRITGSTPFAGIAIGSETSGGIKNVVAEHISLSNMGVGVNIKTNIGRGGYIKNIKISNVYVENARYGIKIAGDTGDHPDANYNPNALPVVKGIHISNVWGVNVRNAGSAQGLKGSPFTGICLSEINIHGSFNSDRSWKCSDVIGTSLKVSPWPCSELRTTGGSYSCSSTF; encoded by the exons ATGTGGCGACTCTCTGTTTCGACGCTGCTCTTCTCGTATCTGGCCGTCACTTTGCTGTCCACCTCTTCATCTTCCTTGGGTGATGCGGAGGCGACATGCTCTGGAATAGTCCCGTTACAGAACCGGAAGGATAAGATATCGATAACAGACTTTGGCGGCGTGGGAGACGGCAGGACGGTGAACACGAACGCCTTAAGGGAAGCGATTTATAGAATACAGCACCTTAAGAGGAGAGGAGGCACGCTCCTGTACATACCTCCGGGAGTGTTTCTCACGGAGAGCTTCAATCTCACCAGCCATATGACTCTCTTCTTGGCTAAAGGCGCTGTCCTTAAAGCTGTTCAG GATACAGGGAACTGGCCATTGATTGATCCTTTGCCATCTTATGGAAGAGGGAGGGAGTTACCAGGGGCACGGTATATGAGTTTTATTCATGGCGATGGCCTTCGTGATGTTGTCATCACTG GAGAAAACGGGACAATAGACGGTCAAGGAGAAGTGTGGTGGAACCTGTGGCGCAGTAGAACTCTAAAGTTCACTAGACCGAATCTAATCGAGCTCAAAAACTCTAAGGAGATCATAATTTCCAATGTTGTTTTCCAGGATTCACCCTTCTGGAACATTCATCCTGTGTATTgcag CGATGTTGTCATCCATCACGTTACCATCTTAGCTCCACAAGATTCGCCCAACACTGATGGAATCGATCCAG ATTCCAGCTCCAACGTCTGCATAGAAGACTCCTACATCTCAACAGGAGACGACCTTGTTGCCGTAAAAAGCGGTTGGGACGAGTACGGAATAGCTTTTGGCCGTCCAAGCTCAAACATAACGATCCGTCGCATCACAGGATCGACCCCTTTCGCAGGTATCGCTATAGGAAGCGAAACGTCAGGAGGTATCAAGAACGTCGTAGCAGAACACATCAGTCTATCCAATATGGGGGTTGGAGTCAACATCAAGACAAACATTGGTCGTGGAGGATAcatcaaaaacattaaaatctCCAACGTTTATGTCGAAAACGCAAGGTACGGGATCAAGATCGCTGGCGACACGGGAGATCACCCTGACGCGAATTATAACCCGAACGCTCTCCCAGTCGTTAAAGGAATACATATCAGTAACGTTTGGGGAGTTAACGTTCGAAACGCTGGATCCGCTCAAGGCCTTAAGGGTTCGCCTTTTACAG GGATATGTTTGAGTGAGATTAATATACATGGAAGCTTTAACTCGGACCGGTCGTGGAAGTGTTCAGATGTTATTGGAACTTCGCTTAAGGTCAGTCCTTGGCCGTGTTCGGAGCTGAGAACTACAGGCGGTTCTTATTCGTGTTCTTCCACTTTCTAA